One Fusobacterium ulcerans DNA segment encodes these proteins:
- the hdcA gene encoding histidine decarboxylase, pyruvoyl type, translating to MEKESKVRAPRIDKTAISPYENYCDGYGAPGAQGNGYVSVLKVSVGTVEKTDDFLLDGIVSYDRAEINDAYVGQINMLTASSFCGIAGQVWGHDLAAHDDVAANKIKPVLEATQFDGSKLPVYDAKPLLEAGIELFGVEKERRFTLVPGAHTICANKGVTAYRPKEDRPLKEGEAYGVWCFIALSLSADRDNCADLFIEDAGLWTKNDNAEELKEFLEEHRKSVVWSVVSCGQDSDVLFERSYVGFAYTIMKPGEIGTSLTCAPYVSLARNAVPTNGFNSLNGMTLTEWLKDMKFDSLVEKRKKSCCNK from the coding sequence ATGGAAAAAGAAAGTAAAGTACGTGCACCAAGAATCGATAAGACAGCAATTAGTCCTTATGAAAATTACTGTGATGGATATGGAGCTCCAGGAGCTCAAGGAAACGGATATGTTTCTGTATTAAAAGTATCAGTAGGAACAGTAGAAAAAACTGATGACTTTTTATTAGATGGTATAGTATCTTATGACAGAGCTGAAATAAATGATGCTTATGTAGGACAAATAAATATGCTTACTGCCTCATCTTTCTGCGGAATAGCAGGACAAGTATGGGGGCATGATTTAGCAGCTCATGATGATGTTGCAGCTAACAAAATTAAACCAGTTTTAGAAGCTACACAATTTGATGGATCTAAATTACCAGTTTATGATGCAAAACCATTATTAGAAGCAGGAATTGAACTTTTTGGTGTTGAAAAAGAAAGAAGATTTACACTTGTTCCAGGAGCTCATACTATTTGTGCTAATAAAGGAGTTACTGCATACAGACCTAAAGAAGACAGACCATTAAAAGAAGGAGAAGCTTATGGAGTATGGTGCTTTATAGCTTTATCACTTTCTGCTGACAGAGATAACTGTGCAGACTTATTTATAGAAGATGCCGGATTATGGACTAAAAATGACAATGCAGAAGAATTAAAAGAATTCTTGGAAGAGCATAGAAAATCAGTTGTATGGTCAGTAGTAAGCTGTGGACAAGATTCAGATGTATTGTTTGAAAGATCATATGTCGGATTTGCTTATACTATCATGAAACCAGGAGAAATTGGAACATCTCTAACATGTGCTCCATATGTAAGCCTTGCAAGAAACGCTGTACCAACAAACGGATTTAATTCTTTGAATGGAATGACATTAACTGAATGGCTAAAAGATATGAAATTTGATTCACTTGTAGAAAAAAGAAAAAAATCTTGCTGCAATAAATAA
- a CDS encoding GNAT family N-acetyltransferase — MKKKILESDRLLFSVWEENDIKYAKELWGDSEVTKLITASGKMNEEEIKKRLEKEIENYKKFEIQYFPLYLKEKEIFVGCCGLRPYDEEKNILEMGIHIKKEYWGKGIATEACREIIKYAFDFLKVSSLFAGHNPKNKDSAHLIKKLGFVYLGDEYYPPTGLYHPSYIFSEKN; from the coding sequence ATGAAAAAGAAAATTCTTGAATCAGATAGATTGCTTTTTAGTGTGTGGGAAGAAAATGATATAAAATATGCAAAGGAACTATGGGGAGATTCAGAGGTAACAAAATTGATAACTGCTTCTGGGAAAATGAATGAAGAAGAGATAAAAAAAAGACTGGAGAAGGAAATAGAAAATTATAAAAAGTTTGAGATTCAGTATTTTCCATTATATTTAAAAGAAAAAGAAATATTTGTAGGATGCTGCGGATTGAGACCATATGATGAAGAAAAAAATATTTTAGAAATGGGAATACATATAAAAAAAGAATATTGGGGAAAAGGAATAGCAACAGAAGCATGCAGAGAAATAATAAAGTATGCCTTTGATTTTTTAAAAGTTTCATCTCTTTTTGCTGGACATAATCCCAAGAACAAAGATTCAGCACATCTTATAAAAAAACTGGGATTTGTTTATCTAGGAGATGAATACTATCCACCAACAGGTTTGTATCATCCTTCATATATTTTTTCAGAAAAAAATTAA
- a CDS encoding M20/M25/M40 family metallo-hydrolase, whose amino-acid sequence MEKKLKKAFEFIAKEEEAMKKLWFDLCRIESQSLDREGINEAVGFLEKNLKDFGMKTQVFDYGSGGNSITAYFDNGSKELETIIIGHLDTVHKKGSFGEEVIKIDEENDMVYGPGVLDCKGGVVIGAFVARVLNHIGYDKFVKLAYSGDEEVGHQTTKGKGKEFFLEEAKGFKTAIDCETGFTDGRIVVGRKGAARFEIQIHGKGAHAGNEPENGISAIKEAAYKILRIEEENDYNNTHYNVGIINGGTNVGSIPENCTLTIDVRYRKAADIKVIKEFLEKVTEKSYVKGTKSELKEILIFDSMDETEKNKKLFEIVKENSEKLDLGIPYPCFLGGGSDAAYTVALGIPTICAMGVQGYENHTIRERAVISSFAERTKLIVASILSLPETI is encoded by the coding sequence ATGGAAAAAAAATTAAAGAAGGCTTTTGAATTTATTGCAAAAGAAGAAGAAGCGATGAAAAAATTATGGTTTGATTTGTGTAGAATAGAAAGCCAATCTTTAGATAGAGAAGGAATAAATGAAGCAGTTGGATTTTTAGAAAAAAATCTTAAAGATTTTGGAATGAAAACACAAGTATTTGATTATGGTAGTGGGGGAAACAGTATAACTGCTTATTTTGATAATGGAAGCAAAGAACTTGAAACAATTATAATTGGACATTTAGATACTGTGCATAAAAAAGGAAGCTTTGGAGAAGAAGTTATAAAGATAGATGAAGAAAATGACATGGTTTATGGACCTGGGGTACTCGACTGTAAAGGTGGAGTTGTAATAGGGGCTTTTGTTGCAAGAGTTTTAAATCATATTGGATATGATAAATTTGTAAAGCTTGCATATTCAGGAGATGAGGAAGTAGGACATCAGACTACAAAAGGAAAAGGAAAAGAATTTTTCTTGGAGGAAGCAAAAGGATTTAAAACAGCAATAGATTGTGAAACAGGCTTTACCGATGGAAGAATAGTTGTAGGGAGAAAAGGGGCAGCAAGATTTGAAATCCAAATTCATGGAAAGGGAGCTCATGCAGGAAATGAACCTGAAAATGGTATCAGTGCAATAAAGGAAGCAGCTTACAAAATTTTAAGAATAGAAGAAGAAAATGATTATAATAATACTCACTATAATGTAGGAATAATCAATGGTGGAACTAATGTAGGAAGTATTCCTGAAAATTGTACTTTGACTATTGATGTAAGATATAGAAAAGCAGCAGATATAAAAGTTATAAAAGAGTTTTTAGAAAAAGTAACAGAAAAATCATATGTAAAAGGAACAAAATCAGAATTGAAAGAAATTCTTATTTTTGATTCTATGGATGAAACTGAAAAGAATAAAAAATTATTTGAAATAGTAAAAGAAAATTCAGAAAAATTAGATTTGGGAATACCATATCCTTGCTTCCTTGGCGGAGGATCAGATGCTGCTTATACAGTAGCTTTGGGAATACCTACTATTTGTGCAATGGGAGTTCAGGGATATGAAAATCATACAATAAGAGAAAGGGCAGTAATAAGTTCTTTTGCTGAAAGAACAAAACTTATTGTAGCTTCTATATTGTCATTACCAGAAACAATTTAA
- the fomA gene encoding major outer membrane protein FomA: MKKSLLLVGAFLTVAAMAQAKEIVPAPVVVEEAPVQVVEKEVIVYRDREPQGFRPNGYLDLQYRFYGEAEELNYKNNGVNNNYGRTQLMGRINMTEKQALEYRIRSYNDWNSSSNDKQNGKDGTQTRLRYFYDHGNLGDSNVDLTSRIEYRKEAEDDAQSLEYQARFNFADYLFNNDFVKTTEFTIAPKYKYYWASNNDNYQNRLGIDLYTMHQFPLGFSFEFNLYGDQYFYGQRQYTNGHSTVKDNTGLTMEAYLYNTTNLYTNDKVDVDFYFEGGYDPYNWNSEKVLRTAINEKGDLKEPTNYTYNDNTYELYAYPQIITTYKVSPNFNVYASLGAEYRNWANINQKSAKDWRWQPTAVVGFKTTF; this comes from the coding sequence ATGAAAAAATCTTTATTATTAGTTGGTGCATTTTTAACAGTTGCAGCAATGGCTCAGGCAAAAGAAATAGTTCCTGCTCCAGTTGTTGTAGAAGAGGCACCAGTGCAAGTAGTTGAAAAAGAAGTTATTGTCTACAGAGACAGAGAACCACAAGGATTCAGACCAAATGGATATCTAGATTTACAATATAGATTCTATGGAGAAGCTGAAGAACTTAATTACAAAAATAATGGTGTCAATAACAATTATGGAAGAACACAATTAATGGGAAGAATCAATATGACTGAGAAACAAGCTTTGGAATACAGAATCAGATCATATAATGACTGGAATTCTTCTTCTAATGACAAACAAAATGGAAAAGATGGAACTCAAACAAGATTAAGATATTTCTATGATCATGGTAATTTAGGAGATTCTAATGTAGATTTAACATCTAGAATAGAGTACAGAAAAGAAGCTGAAGATGACGCACAATCATTAGAATATCAAGCAAGATTTAATTTTGCAGATTATTTATTTAACAATGATTTTGTAAAAACTACTGAATTTACAATTGCTCCTAAATATAAATATTACTGGGCATCTAACAATGACAATTATCAAAATAGACTAGGAATTGATTTATATACAATGCATCAATTCCCATTAGGATTCTCATTTGAATTTAACTTATATGGTGACCAATACTTCTATGGACAACGTCAATATACTAATGGACACAGCACAGTTAAAGACAACACAGGATTAACAATGGAAGCTTACTTATACAATACAACTAACTTATATACAAATGATAAAGTAGATGTAGATTTCTACTTTGAAGGTGGATATGATCCATACAACTGGAACTCAGAAAAAGTGTTAAGAACAGCTATAAATGAAAAAGGAGATTTAAAAGAGCCTACAAATTATACTTACAATGATAATACTTATGAATTATATGCTTATCCACAAATTATAACAACATATAAAGTTAGCCCTAACTTTAATGTATATGCTTCACTAGGGGCAGAATATAGAAACTGGGCAAATATAAATCAAAAAAGTGCTAAAGACTGGAGATGGCAGCCAACAGCTGTTGTAGGATTTAAGACAACTTTTTAA
- the fomA gene encoding major outer membrane protein FomA, which yields MKKSLLLVGAFLTVAAMAQAKEVVPAPVVVTEAPVQIVEKEVIVYRDRAPVGFRPNGYVDLQYRWYGETENKENGENPWAGKTNYSRTQLMGKINMTENQAFEYRIRNYNSVSAQEKTGKNGTDTRLRYFYNHGNVGDTNVNFTSRLHYRDRDDTNGHQELEYQARFNFAEYMFNNDFVKTTNFVVAPKYRYEWGSGNNDKYDNQLGVDLYTMTELPWGFSFEFNLYATQHFYGDDQAFDEGRDMEDKNFTLDMEAYIYNTTNLYTNASGDVTIDFNFEGGYDPYTWSKEKMFGTNKSGYLASYGDDKASYSLYALPTVQVNYQITPSFKVYAAAGAEYRNWGIDNENSAKDWRWQPTVFAGFRTTF from the coding sequence ATGAAAAAATCTTTATTGTTAGTTGGTGCATTCTTAACAGTTGCAGCAATGGCACAAGCTAAAGAAGTTGTACCTGCTCCAGTTGTAGTAACAGAAGCACCAGTACAAATCGTTGAAAAAGAAGTTATTGTCTACAGAGACAGAGCACCAGTAGGATTCAGACCAAATGGATATGTAGATCTACAATACAGATGGTATGGAGAAACTGAAAACAAAGAAAATGGAGAAAATCCTTGGGCAGGAAAAACTAACTATTCAAGAACTCAGTTAATGGGAAAAATCAACATGACTGAAAATCAAGCTTTTGAATACAGAATCAGAAATTATAATAGTGTTTCTGCGCAAGAAAAAACTGGAAAAAATGGAACTGATACAAGATTAAGATATTTCTATAATCATGGAAATGTAGGAGATACTAATGTTAACTTTACATCAAGACTTCACTACAGAGACAGAGATGATACTAACGGTCATCAAGAATTAGAATATCAAGCAAGATTTAACTTTGCTGAGTACATGTTCAATAATGATTTTGTAAAAACTACTAACTTCGTAGTTGCACCTAAATATCGTTATGAATGGGGATCAGGAAATAATGACAAATATGATAATCAACTAGGTGTAGATTTATACACTATGACTGAATTACCATGGGGATTCTCATTTGAATTTAATTTATATGCAACTCAACATTTTTATGGAGATGATCAAGCATTTGATGAAGGTAGAGATATGGAAGATAAAAACTTCACATTAGATATGGAAGCATATATCTACAATACTACAAATCTATATACTAATGCTAGTGGAGATGTAACTATTGACTTCAACTTTGAAGGAGGATATGATCCATATACTTGGTCTAAAGAAAAAATGTTTGGTACAAATAAATCTGGATATTTAGCAAGCTATGGAGATGACAAAGCTAGCTATTCACTTTATGCATTACCAACAGTTCAAGTTAACTATCAAATTACTCCTAGCTTTAAAGTTTATGCAGCTGCTGGAGCAGAGTATAGAAACTGGGGAATTGATAATGAAAATTCAGCAAAAGACTGGAGATGGCAACCAACTGTATTCGCAGGATTTAGAACAACATTCTAA
- a CDS encoding response regulator transcription factor, giving the protein MKKILIVEDEMEIRNILKLYLLKEGYDVTEAEDGEVAIKLFYEKPFDLVILDIMLPKKDGWSVLREIKKYSSVPVMILSARDDDEDELFGFEIGTDEYITKPFNNKILLARIKALIKNTSNNTDHIIELGKIIINDTSHTVTVDGEEVILAPKEYELLIYLIKNHKIALSRDKMLTEVWGYDFPGSDRTIDTHIKNLRKKLGEECIKTVRGIGYKFEIKN; this is encoded by the coding sequence ATGAAAAAAATTTTAATAGTAGAAGATGAAATGGAAATAAGAAATATTTTGAAGTTATATCTTCTAAAGGAAGGTTATGATGTTACGGAAGCTGAAGATGGAGAAGTAGCAATAAAACTTTTTTATGAAAAACCATTTGATTTAGTGATACTTGATATAATGCTTCCAAAAAAAGATGGGTGGAGCGTTTTAAGAGAGATAAAAAAATATAGTTCAGTTCCTGTTATGATACTATCTGCAAGAGATGATGATGAAGATGAACTATTTGGTTTTGAAATAGGAACAGATGAATATATTACTAAGCCTTTTAATAATAAAATACTTTTAGCAAGAATAAAAGCTCTTATAAAAAATACAAGCAATAACACAGATCATATTATCGAGTTAGGAAAAATAATTATTAATGATACATCTCATACAGTGACAGTAGATGGAGAAGAGGTTATTTTAGCTCCTAAAGAATATGAACTTCTGATATACCTTATAAAAAATCATAAAATTGCTTTAAGCAGAGATAAAATGCTTACAGAGGTATGGGGATACGACTTCCCAGGAAGTGACAGAACAATAGATACACACATAAAAAATCTGAGAAAAAAATTGGGAGAAGAATGCATAAAAACTGTTAGAGGAATAGGTTATAAATTTGAAATAAAAAATTAG
- a CDS encoding sensor histidine kinase, giving the protein MKKIFYKIFFAFIVISYLPLIVIYYFNFLYMDKYIVQNTKEQLIKVSEEISIKDIPLDKIIDSKENKDIKIAYINFLQSKKENELFNYFNKTEIKANLEKLHTGDYTIRLTSMTDFLNYFLLIKKISDTEFLVIISPTIVPNVVTKMMSSFYLDLSAFIVPILFVLAYIFSKYFSDPIVTLEKISSKISKLDFSSNIDFKYNNEFETLGNNLKGMSEKLKNNIDELNNLNSQMKIELKEKEKLINFEKDFMRSIGHELKTPIAIINGYIEALQDDIISNEEKGNVYSIIYNEGIFLDKLIKNLNTYLKYEFSFSDENYEEFQLKEVLEEKLNKYNLDFIKKDIELVNNISEESIFTDKYRISIILNNLFTNAIIYVDDRKIIKIEFKNKVLRISNSSEFIPEEKFKNIFRPFYKLDSSRNRKYGGAGLGLSIVKNILTSLNLEHSLVFDKEKNYVIFTIKFN; this is encoded by the coding sequence ATGAAAAAAATTTTTTATAAAATATTCTTTGCATTTATTGTAATCTCTTATCTTCCGTTAATTGTAATATATTATTTTAACTTTTTATACATGGATAAATACATAGTTCAAAATACAAAAGAGCAGCTTATAAAAGTATCTGAAGAGATTTCTATTAAAGATATTCCTTTAGATAAAATAATAGACAGTAAAGAAAATAAAGATATAAAAATTGCATATATAAATTTTTTGCAGTCTAAAAAGGAGAATGAACTTTTTAACTACTTTAATAAGACTGAAATAAAAGCTAATTTAGAAAAGCTCCATACAGGAGATTATACAATAAGACTGACAAGCATGACAGATTTTCTTAATTATTTTCTTCTTATAAAGAAAATATCAGATACAGAATTTTTGGTGATTATATCTCCAACTATAGTTCCGAATGTAGTAACCAAAATGATGTCATCTTTTTATCTGGACTTGTCAGCTTTTATAGTACCAATACTTTTTGTTTTAGCATATATTTTCTCAAAGTATTTTTCTGATCCTATTGTGACTTTAGAAAAAATATCATCTAAAATATCAAAATTAGATTTTTCATCAAATATCGACTTTAAATATAATAATGAATTTGAAACTCTGGGAAATAATTTAAAGGGAATGTCTGAAAAGCTAAAAAATAATATAGATGAGTTGAATAATTTAAATTCGCAAATGAAAATAGAATTAAAGGAAAAAGAGAAATTAATAAATTTTGAAAAAGATTTTATGCGTTCAATAGGACATGAGTTAAAAACACCTATTGCTATAATCAATGGATATATAGAAGCTCTTCAAGATGATATAATATCAAATGAAGAAAAAGGAAATGTATATTCTATTATATATAATGAAGGAATATTTCTTGATAAACTTATTAAGAACTTAAATACATATTTAAAGTATGAGTTTAGTTTTTCTGATGAAAATTATGAAGAATTTCAATTAAAAGAGGTTTTAGAAGAAAAATTAAATAAATATAATCTTGATTTTATTAAAAAAGATATAGAATTAGTGAATAATATAAGTGAAGAGTCAATATTTACTGATAAATATCGTATATCTATTATTTTAAATAATCTTTTTACAAATGCAATTATTTATGTAGATGATAGGAAGATTATCAAAATAGAATTTAAAAATAAGGTTTTAAGAATATCAAATAGCTCTGAGTTTATTCCAGAAGAAAAATTTAAAAATATATTTAGACCATTTTATAAACTTGATTCATCTAGAAATAGAAAATATGGTGGAGCAGGTTTAGGTCTTTCAATAGTAAAAAATATATTAACAAGTTTAAATCTAGAACATAGCCTTGTATTTGATAAAGAAAAAAATTATGTTATATTTACAATAAAATTTAATTAA
- a CDS encoding TetR/AcrR family transcriptional regulator, with protein MPVIGKKEQILESATKLILKKGYSHTSVEDITNEMGIAKGSFYTYFKSKNLLLKTIAEKKIEEMMEKQDNILENSLSFEETLKNIILVRLKFSHESMKRELVLISLIKNIEALGPEIREILKRIEQINIEFIKKLLIKFKKELNAEEKEFQRYSELISAIIREFKVVSFFLDKSDNENIFIQDFDVVIEKMNNEKLEEGIDFIYTCILKILK; from the coding sequence ATGCCAGTCATAGGGAAAAAAGAGCAGATATTGGAATCTGCAACTAAGCTCATACTTAAAAAAGGTTATTCTCACACTTCAGTAGAAGATATAACTAATGAGATGGGGATAGCTAAAGGAAGTTTTTATACTTATTTTAAGTCGAAGAATTTATTATTAAAGACTATTGCAGAGAAAAAAATAGAAGAAATGATGGAGAAACAGGATAATATTCTTGAGAATAGTCTTTCTTTTGAAGAAACTTTAAAGAATATTATTCTGGTAAGACTTAAATTTTCTCACGAAAGTATGAAAAGAGAACTTGTGCTAATAAGTTTGATAAAAAATATAGAAGCTTTAGGTCCAGAAATAAGAGAAATATTAAAAAGGATAGAGCAGATAAATATCGAATTTATAAAGAAGCTACTTATAAAATTTAAAAAAGAACTTAATGCAGAGGAAAAAGAGTTTCAAAGATATTCAGAACTTATCAGTGCAATAATAAGAGAGTTTAAGGTAGTAAGTTTTTTTCTAGACAAAAGTGATAATGAAAATATTTTTATTCAAGATTTTGATGTTGTAATAGAAAAAATGAATAATGAAAAACTTGAAGAGGGAATAGATTTTATTTATACATGTATTTTAAAAATATTAAAATAG
- a CDS encoding TolC family protein has translation MKKILGLLLILSSSVFAREITLDQAIQMSLENSKEIKISEKDVEVSKLRVGMAFKDALPSVVYSGTYTRGESDRKMYRHGWEDQVERKGGYTQTISISQPLFQGGAVLGGIKGAKAYKTIANLLYLGERRDTRLKTIQNYSNIVKYEKDLEALESSKRELQARYNKQKAQLDLRLITKTDLLKTEYSLLEVESQIIGTKNGITIEKENLKIKTGIPKQEDVTVVDFNVPMYLSRNINFKADLDQAMNESINALVAKNYVEAADASKMVSRADMLPKVNAFASYGTSERTKYNPTIDEAEWRGGVQVTWNVFEFGKNYDSYKVAAIGKEQEMLREKISKDSIDISVTDAYLELIRMEKERDSKERAMEAAIENFKMDQERYDAGLISTVDYLLSESQEREAKVAYNQVVIDYLYAFEKYRSLLI, from the coding sequence ATGAAAAAAATATTGGGATTACTTTTAATATTAAGTAGTTCTGTGTTCGCTAGAGAGATTACTCTAGACCAGGCTATACAAATGTCATTGGAGAATAGTAAAGAGATTAAAATTTCTGAGAAGGATGTAGAAGTATCAAAATTAAGAGTAGGAATGGCATTTAAGGATGCGTTACCAAGTGTGGTATATAGTGGAACATACACTAGAGGAGAATCTGATCGTAAAATGTATAGACATGGTTGGGAGGATCAGGTAGAAAGAAAAGGTGGATATACTCAGACTATATCTATATCACAGCCATTATTTCAAGGTGGAGCTGTTCTTGGTGGAATAAAAGGGGCTAAAGCTTATAAGACTATAGCTAATCTTTTATATTTAGGTGAAAGAAGAGATACAAGACTAAAAACAATTCAAAATTATTCAAATATTGTTAAATATGAGAAAGATTTAGAGGCTTTGGAATCTTCTAAAAGAGAACTGCAAGCAAGATACAATAAACAAAAAGCACAATTGGATTTAAGACTTATCACAAAAACTGATCTGTTAAAAACAGAATATTCACTTTTAGAAGTTGAGTCACAAATCATTGGAACAAAAAATGGAATAACTATTGAAAAAGAAAATCTTAAAATAAAAACAGGAATACCTAAACAGGAAGATGTAACAGTGGTAGATTTTAATGTTCCTATGTATTTAAGTAGAAATATAAACTTCAAAGCAGATTTAGATCAAGCTATGAATGAGAGTATAAATGCTTTAGTAGCTAAGAACTATGTAGAAGCAGCAGATGCTTCAAAAATGGTGTCAAGAGCAGATATGCTTCCTAAGGTAAATGCTTTTGCAAGTTATGGAACATCAGAAAGAACAAAATATAATCCAACAATAGATGAAGCTGAATGGAGAGGCGGAGTACAGGTAACATGGAATGTATTTGAATTTGGAAAGAACTATGACAGCTATAAAGTAGCAGCAATAGGAAAAGAACAGGAAATGTTGAGAGAGAAAATATCAAAAGATAGTATTGATATAAGTGTAACAGATGCTTATTTGGAATTAATCAGAATGGAAAAAGAGAGAGATTCTAAAGAGAGAGCAATGGAAGCAGCTATAGAGAACTTCAAAATGGATCAGGAAAGATATGATGCAGGATTAATTTCAACAGTAGATTATCTATTGTCTGAATCACAGGAAAGAGAGGCAAAAGTAGCATACAATCAAGTAGTAATAGATTACCTGTATGCATTTGAAAAATATAGATCATTGCTTATTTAA
- a CDS encoding efflux RND transporter periplasmic adaptor subunit, with translation MKKTGYLILLLILVMTGCGKKQEEVIEKKVKYVITEPATMRKMNQVFKSDAVLEPKNKVDHKTEKGGTIEKILKRNGDTVKKGELVMELSDAATESSYFTAKANYTSALSSLNIAKNNYQKFKNLYEKELVSYLEYVSYENTYVSAKGNYEAAKASYENAKSDYDKLFRKAEIDGIVGNLFGKEGNEISSSEIIFTVVNDKSMETYVGFPAEWLTQIKVGQDLEVEVGALGKKFVGKILEINPIADSATKKYMIKIAVDNPDRAIKDGMYSYVTIPVGEINVLSVSDEAIFVRNLLSYVFKVEDGVAKRVEVKTGATNLPYTEISSDNVKEGDRIVVKGIFGLEEGNEVEENTEAK, from the coding sequence ATGAAAAAAACAGGTTATTTAATATTACTTCTAATATTAGTTATGACAGGTTGTGGGAAAAAACAAGAAGAAGTGATAGAGAAAAAAGTTAAATATGTTATCACAGAACCTGCAACAATGAGAAAAATGAATCAGGTATTTAAATCAGATGCTGTATTGGAACCTAAAAATAAAGTTGATCACAAAACTGAAAAAGGTGGAACGATAGAGAAAATTCTAAAAAGAAATGGAGATACAGTAAAAAAAGGCGAGCTTGTAATGGAACTTTCAGATGCTGCTACAGAATCAAGTTATTTCACAGCAAAAGCTAACTATACATCAGCACTATCTTCGCTTAATATTGCAAAGAACAACTATCAAAAATTTAAGAATCTTTATGAAAAAGAGTTGGTATCTTACCTTGAATATGTAAGTTATGAAAATACTTATGTAAGTGCAAAAGGAAATTATGAAGCAGCTAAAGCATCTTATGAAAATGCAAAAAGCGATTATGATAAATTATTCAGAAAAGCTGAAATAGATGGAATTGTAGGAAATCTTTTTGGAAAAGAGGGAAATGAGATATCATCAAGTGAAATTATATTCACAGTGGTAAATGATAAATCTATGGAAACTTATGTAGGATTCCCAGCAGAGTGGCTTACTCAAATAAAAGTAGGACAGGATCTGGAAGTTGAAGTAGGAGCATTAGGTAAGAAATTTGTTGGAAAAATTTTAGAAATAAACCCAATTGCAGATTCAGCAACAAAAAAATATATGATAAAAATAGCGGTTGATAATCCTGATAGAGCTATAAAAGATGGAATGTATTCATATGTAACTATTCCAGTAGGAGAAATCAATGTATTGTCAGTTTCAGATGAAGCAATATTTGTAAGAAACTTGCTAAGCTATGTATTTAAAGTAGAAGATGGAGTAGCAAAAAGAGTAGAGGTAAAAACAGGAGCTACAAATCTTCCATATACTGAAATTTCTTCAGATAATGTAAAAGAAGGAGATAGAATAGTAGTTAAAGGTATCTTCGGATTAGAAGAAGGAAACGAAGTAGAGGAAAATACAGAAGCAAAATAA